AGGGGTGGGGGCGCTGAATGGAAATCACGACAGAGTgacgtggaggaggagagaggaggtggggtgAAAAGAGAATGGGAGGGGAAGCAGCTGCTACCTAGTCCATTTCCAGTCCAGCCTCTGCTTCTTTTGCtcaatacgcacacacacacacacacacacacacacacacacacacacacacacacacacacacacacacacatactggtgttgggttggtggtggtggagcaCATCAACCGGACAACAAAGGGACGCACAGTCGGGGAGGGGGGCTCACTGCAGCCAGGACAGGATCACACCAACATCCAGTGTCAGCGACAAGCTCACTGAACTCTTCATATTTCACATCTTTGTGGGGAATAAGGAATCAGCCAGTCTGGAGGTGACCGTCACAGAGGCGTTAATTGCTCGCGTAGGTAAGCCTGTCAATCAACTCCTGATGTAAGtgattcattctttcatttcacaTGTGCGCCactgtctgaaaacacacttttcgTTGTTTAGTCTCAAAGATTCACGCCTGTTGACCCCGAGACTGGAAGTGAAAAGATACATTCCGCCTTTGACTCGTTGTTTAACGTAAGAATCGCAGTTTCTTGTCGCCTTGAAGGCTGCTGCTCGCCCGGCTGTGCGCGGAGGTAGTGAATATTTATAAAGGGGGGGGAATTAATCGGCTGTTATTGATTCGTGACTGccgctctctctccatccatctgcGCGTCAGAGCAACTCCGGGGCGCTCTGACAGACAGCGCTGGGTCGTCATGAAGCATGCTGTTCACCGCTCGGCTTAACAGCACTTAATCTGTCATTAGGGGGTTATTTTGAGACAGAACACCAGCGACGGACACCGACTGGCAACTTTATCCACCGCGCAAACCTCTCCCCGGCTcgcttttccttccttcctctgcgccccttgtttttgtttactttctcGGTGGTGAAAACTTTTCACCGCATTCCTCCTGTTTGGTCTCCTCCAGATAGTACAGCCGTACTTGTGAGCCTCGGCAGCGAGATGGAGATGGAGCATTTCGACGAGCGGGATAAAGGTCAGAGACACAGCCGCTCCAGCGCCAAGATGAACGGCGTGCCGAGCCCTACGCACAGCGCCCACTGCAGCCTGTACCGGACCCGGACCCTGAAGACTCTGACCGCGGAGAAAAGAGCCAAGAAAGTCCGATTCTACCGCAACGGAGACCGGTACTTCAATGGGATAGTGTACGCCATCTCCACAGACAGGTTCCGGACCTTCGACGCCCTGCTGGCCGATCTGACCCGCTCCCTGTCCGACAACGTCAACCTGCCCCAGGGCGTCCGGACCATCTACACCCTGGATGGCTCCAAGAAGATCACCTCTATTGACCATCTGATAGAAGGTGGGTACCTTCACGGTGCTTTGCAGGACCGGTCCTCTCATGCACCTGCTCATCAGCATCCATAATGGCATCTAAACTGGACACATCTGCCTGcacatctcttcctctctctcttaaaAATCACCTCCCTGTTGCACAACCAGCAAACTTAAAGCTATGCTAAACATTTACAGGCTTGTTTGAAATCAGGCTCCACAAGCTATTTTTATAGGCACTGCTCTATAAAAGTGTCTAATCCTATTGAGCATGCTGTAGATTATTGTTATGAAGATTATATCAGTCATTTGATGACCATATGGTGATACAGACAGATGTCTGGGCTCAGATTAGCTCTCTCTTGATCTGTTTTACTCTCTAAGGAGTGACATGGGAAGAGCTAAAGTTGTTGACATCATCTTTGGTTGGTATGGGATGTGAAATGTAGGAGCTGCAAACAGTCCCATGTCAGTATGATTTTAAATTTCAGTCCATTCATCAATGCATTATGCTGGCTGCTCGAATAACAGTGCTGTTGCTTGGTAGCCAGCCTATGCTGTTGTCTTTGCttgcttcctttccttccttttctgtattctttctctctctgtttaaaGAGTCTCATCTGTTTTGTTATTTCTAAAGCTCATCGAATTCTCCCAGTGTTTTTATACGTTTTCTCTCCTTGCTTCCCCTCCTTAACCCCTATAGGTGACAGCTATGTGTGCAGCTCCATTGAAGCTTACAAAAAGTTGGATTACACAAAAAATGTGAACCCCAACTGGTCGGTGAACGTCAAGGCCTCGGCGGCGTCCTCCCGCGGACCTCCTTCTCTGGGCAGTGCCAAGGCTGGGGCCCCCGAGAGCCGCGAAATCAAGGACTTCATACGCCCGAAGCTC
This region of Chaetodon trifascialis isolate fChaTrf1 chromosome 16, fChaTrf1.hap1, whole genome shotgun sequence genomic DNA includes:
- the dclk1a gene encoding serine/threonine-protein kinase DCLK1a isoform X3, with translation MEMEHFDERDKGQRHSRSSAKMNGVPSPTHSAHCSLYRTRTLKTLTAEKRAKKVRFYRNGDRYFNGIVYAISTDRFRTFDALLADLTRSLSDNVNLPQGVRTIYTLDGSKKITSIDHLIEGDSYVCSSIEAYKKLDYTKNVNPNWSVNVKASAASSRGPPSLGSAKAGAPESREIKDFIRPKLVTVVRSGVKPRKAVRILLNKKTAHSYEQVLTDITDAIKLDSGVVKKIYTLEGKLVSCLQDFFGDEDIFVACGPEKFRYQDDLMLDESECRVVKSVNYGKMSGSLNRGSPRTVVQSRRSKSPASVNGTPASQLSTPHSGKSPSPSPTSPGSLSRRREKDKGVTEHRPTTS